The segment TGATCCTGAGCACGCCGCTCCAGAGCGATGTCTTGTCGGGCGAGATCGCCGCCGATCCTGACTTCGGATGCCAGGGGGCGGGGCTGGACTTCGCCCAAGCCACCGTGCCGCACAGCGTGCTGCGGTCGGCGATCCTGGCCAGCGAGAAGCGTTTGCTCGAGGTCGAAATCGACTCGATCGAGATCGCCGATCCCGCCCGGCGAGGCGGCAAGAGGAAGGTGGGAATCGCCGTGCGGGGCAAGATCGCGGCGACAGGGCAGCCGGTCCGATTCGAATACAAGCTGGACGACCTCTCCGCGGCCCGAGCGCGCTCGACGCGGTTCGCCAGGGCCGGATTCGAAGAGGGCGCGGCGGAGGGAGAGGATGAAGGCGGGAACTGAGGGACCACATCGAGAGCAAGATCCGGCCCGCACGCCCGAGGCGATCCTCGAGCGGCTCCTGCGAGAGGCAAGCGAGACGATCCCGGGACTCTCGCCCGATCCGAAGCAGGCGGATCCGGTCGTCGTCATGCTTCTCAAGGCATTTGCCCGCGAGTACGCGGAGGTCTACCGGGATCTGGACGACACCGTGGGGCTCGCCTACAGGGCGCTCGTCGAGCGCTTGATCCAGTTCCCCAGAGGCCCGAGCCCCGCGACGACAGTCCTTGAGATCGAATCGAAAGATCCTTCCTTCGCGGTTTCCGCGGGATTCGAGATTCTCTGCGAGCGCCCGGTCGCCGATCGCGAGGGACGCAACCACCAGGTCCACTTCACCCCGATCGCGGAGACGAAGCTCTCTCCCTTCGAAGTCTCCCACTTCTGCTTTATCGACGCGGCGGGGGAGGGACGCTGCTGGCCCGCTCGAGAGGGAAAGGCGTCCAGGGGACTCGGAGGCGCGGGGAAGAGCTTCCGGGCGCCGCCCCCGGCGAACCCGGCCCTGTTGATCGCCATCGATTCGGGCGGAGGCGCTGCCGGCGATCCTTGCGTCCTCTTCCTCCATGGTCCGGAGCCGGCGGTGCGGTCCTGTCTCTGGGGCCGATGGTCTCTCGCGGGTGAGGGTCTGCCGCTCATCGCCCTGGGGAACGACCTGGGCGGCTTCCTGATCCCCGCGCTTCGGGACGATCGGCGGGTTCCTGAGCCGGATCTCTTCTCTTTCCGCAGCAGCGTGAAGGGGATCGCGAGCCCCTACGCCCCCTGCTTCGTGCCGCTCGATGCCGGCCTGCTCCTCGAGAAGGCGGTGCCGGCGCCGGCCGCCGGCGGATCGCAGCTCGCGGGCCTGCTCGCGCCCGCGCGCGGCCGGCGCGCGTGGGTGCGGATCGACATGGAGCCGCAGGCCGCGGTCTCCCAGCTCGATGGGCTCAAGATATCGACCCGATCGGTTCTCGCCGCAAACCGCGAGACGCGCACTTCCGGCGCGCTCGATCTGGACAACAGCCCAGTGCAACTCATCCCCTTTCCGGAGGGGGTGACGCACGAGAATCTCCTCTCGATCGACGATGTGATCGATCTCCGGACCGGCCACCGCTACGAGCTCGATTCGCCCGACCGCGAGCCCGGTCCCCGGTCCTACCGACTGACCCACGCCGCCGATGCGCGGGACGCGCGCCTGGCGCTCGAGGTCAGGACCAGCGCTCCGCCGGAGCCGGGTGCGCGGATCGAGGCGCGCTACAGCCTCTGCCTCGGATCGGTGGCCAACGGGCTCGCTCCGGGGAGCGTCCGCGTCATCCTCTCTCCGAAGGACTTCCCGGGAGTGGTGTCGGCCTCCAATCTGGTCCCCACGATCGGAGGGGGACCTGCGCCAAGCCTGACGGACGCGGATCTCGCCTTCCGCTGCGTCCTGCGCACGCGGGGGCGCGCGGTCTCGCGGGCCGATCTCGAGGATCTCGCCTACTCGTTCGACCCCGCGCGCATCGCCGCCGTCCGCGTCGGCAGGGGAGTGATGCTGGGGAAGCGTGGGCCTCGGATCTGCGCAGATGTCGCCGTGGCGCCGCGCCCCGGCGCCTTCTTCTCGGACTTGGAGCGAGAAGTCTTCCGCGACCGGCTCGCCCGCCACTTGGACGCGCGGGCTCCTCTCGGGATGGCTGTGAGAGTCGAGGTGTCTTCCGAGTGAACCGTCGCTTCAAGATGCCGGACTTCCTTCTGGGCGGGCAGGCGCCGCCCGTCTCCGGCGTTCTTGCATCCCTGATCGAGCTCGGGGCCGATCCCGAGCTTATCGAGATCCTTCCCGTCGGCATCTTTCGCGCCTATCGGGGGCATCTCGTCGATGTGCTTCCCCCGCCCGGCGGCGACGTGGAACCGGAGCAGAGGATACGAGTCTATGTCGCCGAGCGAGGAGTCGGCGACCGTCTCCCGGAGGGATTCCTGAGCCCGCTCCGCGCGGAGCTGATCCCCGATGCCCTCTTCGATGCGATCGCGCACAAGAGGATCTGGAGGGGAGGGCGGGCGGCGGATGGGGGCGAGGCCCCTGATCCGGAGGAGGCCTATCAAAGAGGGCTCGACGGCGGCCGGATGCTCCTGCGGATCGTGGATCGCGCCCTCCGCGCGATCCGCCGCGATCTCACGCTCCTTCCCCAGAGACTCTCGGCGGCGGTCGATGACCCGGCGATCTCGCGCTGGCTCCTCGGGAGATTCGGGCTGGAGCGGATTCCCCTTCCTTCCCATCGGGCGCGCTTCCTGTCGCAGCACCTTCCCGGATTCGCGGAGGCCGTCGGCCGCCGCGACGAGGCCGAGGCGCTGGCGCAGCGGCTGATCGGCATCCCTGTCTCGATATCCGATGAGGGGCCGCGGCGGCGCGTTGCGCTGCCCGATGCGATCAGAGCGCGCACGGGACGCTCGCGCGTCGGGGTCGACGCATGCCTCGGGGCGGAGATGATCCCGCCGGGGACCGCGATCGTCGCAAGGATCGGTCCGCTCCCCACGCGCGAGATCGAGGCGATCCTGAGCGATCCCGATCGCGGCGACCGGATCCGCGCGGTCGTCGAGATGCTCATCCCGGCGGATGCGGACCTGGAGATCCAGTTCGTTCCGCCCGAGGGGGAAAGGGCGCTTGTCCTGGGCGGCCTGGCGGGCGGCCTCCTCGGGCGGAACAGCCGGATCGAGGACGGAGCTCTGGGGCCGAGGAGCGATGCGCGCGGCGCGGAGCGGCCGGCGACGAGACCGAGGAAGGGGCCGCAGGAGTCCTCCGGAGGCAGGATCAGGATCGTCGAGTGAAGCGGAAGCGGCGCGTCTGCCCGATCGCCCGGCGGCAACGCCCCGCCTAGGGGGAGTCGACTGTCCTCGATGCCTCGATCGCCTCGTGGATCTGGAGCCGGATCCTGTTGGCCTTCTTCTTCTCGAGACCTCGGCAGATGATCGAGTGCGCTCCCCCCGAGGTCTCGATGAACAGATCCGAGAAGAAGACCCCCTCCTTGACGCGGACCAGAGCGATCTGCTCGACCGCGATGGCCTCTTCCACATGGCCGACGATTCGCGGCTTGTAGTGCACGACGCGCCTGGGGTAGAGCGCGAGCTGCGAGGGGAAGAGCGCGTTCCCGGCGGTCAAGCGCGAGGAGGAGAGGACGGGAACCTCGCTCGTGAACGGGCGATTCGCCCGCCACAGGAGAGCGCCCAAGGCGATGAGGCAGAGAACGGCGATCAGCACGAGGGTCCGCACGAGCTTGGCCATGGGCTTCCAGGTTCCTCCCTGATTCCAGCCGGTCAGCGGGCGCTCCGGCGAATCTCGGTCACGATCCAGGCCGGTCCAGACTTGATCAGTCCCAGCTCCAGGCGACGGCTTTCCACGATCTCCTGCGCTCCCGCCTGCTCACAGCCGGTCTCTTCCACGAAGGCGGCCACCGCACTCGTTTGATCGCCCGCGGCCCCGGCCTGAATCCGCACGATGACGGCGCTCGCCCGAAGCCGCTCGCATCTCGAGAACAGAGGAGCGTAGAGGTTTCTCACCTGTTCGTGGGTCTGAGGAGCGACATCGTTCAGGAGGGCCGCGAGGTTCTTGCGGGACACGCGCTCGCTCCACCGCTCGACCAGCCGGCGGACGGCGATCTCGTCGACCGCCGTGAGCGGCGCTGAGGCGGCTGGACCGCCTGCGGAGCGACTCTCGGCGTCCAGCGCCTGTTCGGCTCCGTCGGTCTGCCCCCCATCGCCGGCGACGGATTCTCCAGGATCCGCGGGCCTCGGAGTCGGGAGATCGATCGCCTGCGCGCGGCTCGTCTCGCTCGTGCGGCTCTCCCCGGGCGGGCGATCCACTTCGGAGGAGGAGGCCGTTCTCTCGCCCGGACTGGGGCCCGCCCCGCCCGGCGACGGGACCCGCCGGTCCGCCGCGCCTGCTCGCTCCTCGAGCACGACGCCCGCGCCCGGCTGCGCCGGCCGCTCGATCTCCTGCCCTCGCGGACTCGATCCCGGCCGATCCGATCCCACAGGAGAGAGCAGATGGACCCCTCCGATCGTGATCGCCGCGGCCGTCGCGCTCGCTCCCGCGATCCACGCCCAGCGCGGCGTCCTGCGGAGCCTGCGGCCGGGCGGCAGACCGGGTGCGGCGCGCCGCCCCGCGCACGCCGCGCACAGGGCCTCGGCCATCTCCCCGGCGCTTGCGAAGCGCTTTCCGGCCTCCTTCTGCATGGCCCGCTCGACGATCTCGATGAGGGCGGGCGGGCAGTGCGGGGCGCGGGCGGCGAGAGGCGGGGGCGAGTTGTTAAGGTGCTGGTAGGCGATCGTCATCGGATTCTCGCCATCGAAGGGCGGAGATCCGGCGATCATCTCGTAGAGGAGCAGACCGAGGGCGTAGATGTCGGCCGCGCCGGTCACGGGCTCGCCGCGGATCTGCTCTGGGGCCATGTAGCGAGGGGTGCCGAGCATGACGCCCGTTGTCGTCCGGAAAGCAGATCCCGCCATCGCCGCGATGCCGAAGTCGGCGACCTTCGCCTTCCCGTCGGAGGACTCGATCAGGACGTTGTCGGGCTTGATGTCCCTGTGGACGATCCCGTGGCGGTGCGCAGCCGCGAGCGCCGAGGCGATCTGCCTGGCGATCTCGGCGGCGTGCCCCGGCTCCAGCCTGCCCCGTTCGGATAGAAGCCGCGAGAGGCTCATCCCCTCGACGAACTCGATCACCAGAACGTAGCTCTCGTCCTCTTGCTCCAGATCGTAGACGGTGACGATGTTCTCGTGCTTGAGCCTCGCGAGGGCTTCGGCTTCGCGACGGAAGCGGCTGACGAACTCCTGGTTCGCTGCGAGCTGCGCCGGGAGCGTCTTGATGGCTACGAGGCGACCTAGGGACTTCTGGATCCCCTTGTAGACGATCCCCATTCCTCCCCGGCCGATCTCGCCGAGGATCTCGTATTTTCCCCCCAGGATCGCGCGGGGTTCGCCCTGATCGGGGATCATCGCCGCCGGACGCTCCGCCCACAGCCTCGCCCGGCATGAGCGTCTTTCCGTGGGCCGAACCGGGTCGCCTGTCGAGAGGGGCGCGGCATCACTCGTCCCTGTTTCCCGACCTCAGCAGAAGGGCCAGGTGCGCGTCCCATCCCTCGATCGACTCCCCGTCCAGATCGCCGATCATGCGAAGGGCGGAGCCCTCGATACGCACGCGCCCCGATCCGACTCTGATCTGAGGCCCCGCGCCGCCGGTCGTCGAGACGAACCGATGGCCGTCTCCATCCGGGTTCTCCGCGCGAAAGCGGACCATCTCACCGACGATCCCAAGGAAGAGACCGGCGGCGAACCTCCGGCCCAGCGAGAGATTTCCTCCGGCGTAGATCCCCGCGTACGCTGAGGGGCTCACCTCGCTGTCCTCCTTGACGTTCACGAGCGCCGTCGCCTCGCCGTCCCAGCGTCTGCCGCGAGCGAGGGCCTTTAGCGATCCCTCCCAGGCCGATGGCTCCTCATACTCGAAGCGCCCCCCCTCGTCCCTGGCGTAGATGCGCCGCGTCACGTCGACGCGGATCATGGAAGAGCCGACCTCGGCATCCAGCCCGGTCGAGACGCTCGTCTCGGCGCCAGGCGTGATCTCTTCCCCATCGTCAAGCGGCGTGTGGCGACCGCGATAGAGATAGCCGCTCCCGAGTCCGAGCGTCCATCCCTCGGCGATGGGGATCGCAAGCGAGAGGGCGAGCCCAGCGTCAAGCCCGCGGCCTGGCTGGCGCAGCCGGTAGCCGAGGTAGGGGGGAGCGAGAGCGCTCGCGACCAAGCGCTCCTCCTCGTCGAACCCGCCGGGGCCGGTGGGGATGTTGACGCCTGCTTGGATCAGCATCCTGCCGCTCATGGGACGCAGGACGATCGCCGCCTTGACATCGGTCGGTCCCTGGAGATCGACCTCGCGGCCTTCGCTCAGGGCCCCGAGTTGGTAGCCTCCCTGGAAGACCAGTCCGAGCAGGTCGCTCACGCCGATCGAGAGAATGGCTGGGGCGAGAAGCTGCGAGACTTCGGTCGAGGAGGTGTCGGGGAGCGTCCAGATCCTGTAGGAGACGGGGGCGCGGAGCGAGATCTCGGGGCCGGCCTGGAGAATCGATGGACGGCTCGAAGCGATCGCGAGGAGGATCAGCGCCTGAACGACGCCGGCCGCTGTGGGAGCGGCACGTCGCGGTCCCCGCGCGCGCCGCCAGTCCTCTCTGGCGCCTCGCCGGATCATCACGTCACGGCCCTCCGCGGCCCGGGAGATCCCCCTCGACGATGATTCGACCCCGTCCGTCGGATCCCCCGTCCGGAAACCGAAGGGGATCGGGCATCCGGGTGTCGATCCCGAGAAGATCCTCGAGCTCCGGCGCGATGCCGACCTTGACCGCGGTCGCCGCGGCCCTGCTCGCGCCTTCCTCCGCCGGCGCGGAGAGATCCTCGATGGCCGCCTCCTCGATCCCCTCCAGGTCCGAAGCTCCCGTGGAGAGGGTCGCGGCGGACCGCCGGGCGAGCGTGAAACCGCGATCCCGAGTGAATGCCTCCCGATATTGCGAGAGGGCTTCGTCCTGCATCCCGCGGTCCTCGAAGTCGATCCCCCTGCAGTAGGCGAGGAACGCTCGCAGGTCTCTCGTCTCGCGCCTCTCGAGGAGATCCCTCTCCTCGTCGGTGAGCTCGATTCCCATCGCGTCGACGATTCCTAGGACGAGGTTCTTTTGCAGGTCGAGGAGCTTGGCGAAGGGCCCCTCGGCGGGTCTCGAGGAGGTTGCCCCCGCGGGATCGAGGATGTCGAGCAGATCGGCGCGCAGCTGGATCCCGTCGGCGCCCATGGGCAGGAGCGAGCCCTGGATGATGCGGCGCGCGCCGAGCAGA is part of the Candidatus Eisenbacteria bacterium genome and harbors:
- a CDS encoding type VI secretion system baseplate subunit TssG, whose protein sequence is MNRRFKMPDFLLGGQAPPVSGVLASLIELGADPELIEILPVGIFRAYRGHLVDVLPPPGGDVEPEQRIRVYVAERGVGDRLPEGFLSPLRAELIPDALFDAIAHKRIWRGGRAADGGEAPDPEEAYQRGLDGGRMLLRIVDRALRAIRRDLTLLPQRLSAAVDDPAISRWLLGRFGLERIPLPSHRARFLSQHLPGFAEAVGRRDEAEALAQRLIGIPVSISDEGPRRRVALPDAIRARTGRSRVGVDACLGAEMIPPGTAIVARIGPLPTREIEAILSDPDRGDRIRAVVEMLIPADADLEIQFVPPEGERALVLGGLAGGLLGRNSRIEDGALGPRSDARGAERPATRPRKGPQESSGGRIRIVE